The following coding sequences are from one Neurospora crassa OR74A linkage group I, whole genome shotgun sequence window:
- a CDS encoding cytidine deaminase translates to MAPPTPPILNGHSETVIAQTCQTYNLTPSEFAQLRDRAVAAKATSYSPYSKFRVGAVLLSTGKVNAAVTGERSSSSSSSEGTYTPGANVENASYPVTTCAERVAFGRAITEGHRGFKAVAVATDISPPASPCGMCRQFIREFCELSMPILMFDKDENFSVLRLEDLLPLSFGPDQMGIEGAA, encoded by the exons ATGGCGcccccaacaccacccatCCTCAACGGCCACTCTGAAACCGTCATCGCCCAAACCTGCCAAACCTACAACCTAACCCCCTCCGAATTCGCCCAGCTGCGCGACCGCGCCGTAGCCGCCAAGGCCACCTCGTACAGTCCCTACAGCAAGTTCCGTGTCGGCGCCGTTTTGCTGTCCACCGGCAAGGTCAACGCCGCCGTCACGGGAGagagatcatcatcatcatcatcatcagaggGAACATACACGCCGGGAGCCAACGTGGAGAACGCCAGCTACCCCGTGACCACGTGCGCGGAGCGGGTGGCCTTCGGTAGGGCGATTACCGAGGGACACCGCGGGTTCAAGGCGGTGGCAGTGGCGACGGATATCAGCCCGCCTGCTAGTCCTTGTGGCATGTGTAGGCAGTT TATCCGCGAGTTTTGCGAATTGAGCATGCCTATTCTCATGTTTGATAAAGATGAGAATTTCAGTGTTTTGCGGCTTGAAGAT CTTCTCCCATTGTCGTTTGGCCCTGATCAGATGGGTATTGAGGGCGCTGCT
- the cac-2 gene encoding chromatin assembly factor 1 protein, which translates to MKATPLIINWHHENNPYPIYSAHFEPGGKGRLATAAGDNNVRLWRIEEDGENRRVEYLATLSKHTQAVNVVRWAPKGELLASAGDDGNVILWVPSDTHHATFGNEGLEDKETWRTKHMCRSLGTEIYDLAWSPDAAFFIIGSMDNVARIYNASTGTLVRQIAEHSHYVQGVTWDPLNEYIATQSSDRSVHIYSLRTKDGQYTLANNHDDKPPKIASHAKTDLPPRRISSHSPAPPEFGNRPAFTSLDPSAVAGSPNPSIPGTPTSMALPMNPPSVISHSRRSSFSSRRSVSPAPSMPLPAVMPIEASPKPHSSSYGLGMKNASLYANETLTSFFRRLTFTPDGSLLLTPAGQYQTQHQVDGGKPLYEVINTVYIYTRGGINKPPIAHLPGHKKPSVAVRCSPIIYTLRQSPPVTKHITIDTSSAEEPIPSLPEPLAKPSTAPSVMEPPPPPLPTESSVSGSTEAPVQSPGPKSAFALPYRMVYAVATQDSVLLYDTQQHTPICVVSNLHCATFTDLTWSTDGLTLLISSSDGFCSTLSFLPGELGIPYTGEIGPRHSLSSGGATSNQNTSLPNPSGVFAPPSPFHNGTNHRHRDSASSFTAPSPPTAASFVNPPPPSPARSNSTSSAITQASTSQGGVMSNPPLISGQVPSIAATNSGKVTGLPVVTPPETPQSSSGGAGSTNLKRESSDSREANNAENSQQPKRRRIAPTLVSGGASSTTDGSSNSDVAKA; encoded by the exons ATGAAAGCCACTCCGTTAATCATCAACTGGCACCACGAAAACAATCCGTACCCCATCTACTCTGCCCATTTCGAACCCGGAGGCAAGGGCCGCTTAGCTACCGCCGCCGGAGACAACAATGTTCGA CTATGGAGAAtagaggaggatggcgagaATCGTAGGGTCGAGTACTTGGCAACCCTGTCCAAACATACACAAGCAGTCAACGTCGTTCGCTGGGCTCCCAAAG GTGAACTCCTTGCCTCTGCTGGAGATGACGGCAATGTCATCTTGTGGGTTCCATCAGACACTCACCACGCGACGTTCGGAAACGAAGGCCTCGAAGACAAGGAAACATGGAGGACAAAGCACATGTGCCGGTCCCTGGGCACGGAGATATATGATCTTGCCTGGTCCCCGGATGCTGCCTTTTTCATCATCGGCAGCATGGACAACGTTGCGCGCATCTATAACGCTTCGACGGGCACACTCGTGCGCCAGATTGCCGAACATAGCCACTACGTCCAGGGCGTTACATGGGATCCTCTGAACGAGTACATCGCGACACAATCTTCCGATCGATCGGTACATATCTACTCGCTGAGGACCAAGGATGGCCAGTATACCCTCGCCAACAACCACGACGACAAGCCACCAAAGATTGCCAGCCACGCCAAAACagatcttcctcctcgcagGATATCCTCTCATAGCCCAGCTCCGCCCGAGTTCGGTAACCGGCCCGCTTTTACATCCCTGGATCCCAGTGCTGTTGCTGGATCCCCAAACCCTTCCATCCCGGGTACTCCCACTTCGATGGCCCTGCCTATGAACCCTCCCAGTGTCATCAGCCATAGCCGGAGATCGTCGTTCTCGTCCAGGCGATCAGTGTCGCCCGCACCGTCCATGCCTTTGCCTGCTGTTATGCCTATCGAGGCTTCTCCCAAACCGCACTCTTCAAGCTACGGCCTGGGCATGAAGAATGCGAGCCTTTATGCGAATGAGACTCTAACTTCATTTTTCCGGAGACTGACCTTCACACCTGACGGAAGTCTGCTCCTGACACCTGCTGGTCAATATCAGACTCAGCATCAGGTGGATGGCGGGAAACCTTTGTACGAGGTCATTAATACGGTATACATATACACGCGAGGTGGCATCAACAAACCACCCATTGCCCATTTACCCGGACACAAGAAGCCGTCTGTCGCCGTCAGATGTTCCCCAATCATCTACACCTTGAGACAATCACCGCCCGTCACCAAACACATCACCATTGATACTTCATCAGCCGAGGAGCCGATACCTTCACTGCCTGAACCATTAGCAAAGCCCTCAACAGCTCCGTCCGTGATGgagccaccacctcctccattgCCCACCGAAAGTTCGGTTTCAGGATCGACGGAGGCTCCAGTGCAGAGCCCTGGACCGAAGTCGGCGTTCGCGCTCCCGTATCGGATGGTCTACGCTGTAGCCACCCAAGACTCAGTGCTTCTGTACGATACCCAGCAACACACACCTATCTGCGTTGTGAGCAACTTGCACTGCGCCACTTTTACGGACCTTACCTG GTCGACTGATGGTTTGACGCTGTTGATATCCTCGTCGGATGGGTTCTGTTCCACCCTGTCCTTTTTGCCTGGAGAGTTGGGTATACCGTATACTGGAGAAATTGGTCCACGACATTCACTGTCCTCTGGAGGAGCCACGTCGAACCAGAACACGTCTCTTCCCAATCCCTCGGGGGTGTTTGCCCCCCCATCCCCGTTTCACAACGGTACCAACCATCGCCATAGGGACTCTGCGAGCTCTTTTACGGCGCCTTCGCCACCTACAGCTGCTTCCTTCGTGAACCCGCCGCCCCCTTCACCGGCACGATCCAACTCGACTAGTTCTGCCATTACTCAAGCTTCTACATCACAGGGCGGGGTTATGAGCAACCCACCGCTTATTTCTGGCCAAGTGCCAAGCATCGCTGCCACCAATTCGGGCAAGGTTACGGGCTTGCCCGTTGTGACCCCTCCTGAGACGCCGCAGAGTTCGAGCGGTGGTGCTGGCTCCACTAACTTGAAGAGGGAGTCAAGCGATTCTCGCGAGGCAAATAACGCGGAGAATAGCCAGCAACCCAAACGGAGACGCATCGCGCCTACCTTGGTCAGCGGAGGGGCATCGTCTACGACTGACGGGTCCAGTAACAGCGACGTGGCTAAAGCGTAG
- a CDS encoding acetamidase translates to MSFLSDYLRHKRDCNLKRAERKERISSLGPEYHAALSGKDLDTINKPIAELVSGVQSNAISPLSVLQTYGKVAIRAHLKTNCLTEVLISAAEDSLKNSKRVNLQGPLAGIPVSLKDTIIVGGFDTTVGYSSFVGNKADNPQDGPMVRLLKDAGAVPYVKTNLPISLLSYESTNDVWGRCTNPHNKAYSPGGSTGGESALLACGGRIGIGSDVAGSVRVPAHFSGCYSLRCATGRWPKAGILTSMPGQEGVPSVYSPMARTLDDLSYFTKAVIGMKPWKYDHSVHPLAWRDEVVEEFTDQERRLRVGVLRTDKVVDPSPACKRALETVEEALRREGHEIVEMEDAPDMFEALRMGALLLNADGGWWFNSYRRFGEWLDSGASLLSFGKWPSIVRYLSYMWIKYIRRDNLWAELVKQTRPISAAENWGEVKKREAYRAEWFEYWNRKQFDVLISPPNALPAIPHDASKDTFSNCGYCFLFNLLDYTAGIIPVTHVDSALDKLPSTFDHKRLNGIATRAYRHYDAERMHGLPVGVQIIGRRLEEEKVLAVMKRVENALREDRYKLFDPELLNNVVD, encoded by the exons ATGAGTTTCCTTTCGGATTACCTCCGCCACAAGCGGGACTG TAATCTTAAACGAGCCGAGCGTAAAGAACGCATCTCCTCGCTCGGTCCGGAATACCATGCCGCCTTGTCTGGCAAAGACCtcgacaccatcaacaagccCATCGCCGAACTCGTGTCCGGGGTCCAGTCCAATGCCATATCGCCACTCTCCGTGCTCCAAACCTACGGCAAGGTTGCCATCAGAGCCCACCTCAAGACCAACTGCCTGACCGAGGTCCTCAtctccgccgccgaggaCTCCCTCAAAAACTCCAAGAGAGTCAACCTCCAGGGTCCTCTGGCCGGAATCCCCGTCAGCCTGAAGGACACCATCATCGTAGGCGGCTTCGACACGACAGTCGGGTACTCCTCCTTCGTCGGGAACAAGGCCGACAACCCGCAGGACGGGCCGATGGTGCGCCTTCTCAAAGACGCCGGCGCCGTCCCTTATGTCAAGACCAACCTGCCCATCTCCCTGCTGAGTTACGAGAGCACCAACGACGTGTGGGGCCGCTGCACGAACCCTCACAACAAGGCATACTCGCCCGGCGGCTCGACGGGCGGCGAGTCGGCGCTCCTGGCTTGTGGCGGACGCATCGGCATCGGTAGTGATGTGGCGGGCAGCGTCAGGGTGCCGGCCCATTTCAGCGGGTGTTATTCCCTGAGGTGTGCGACGGGGCGCTGGCCCAAGGCGGGCATCCTGACCAGCATGCCCGGCCAGGAAGGCGTGCCTAGTGTTTACTCACCGATGGCGAGGACGCTGGATGATTTGAGCTATTTTACCAAGGCGGTGATTGGGATGAAGCCGTGGAAGTATGATCACTCTGTTCACCCGCTTGCGTGGAGGGACGAAGTGGTGGAGGAGTTTACGGATCaggagaggaggttgagggttGGCGTGTTGAGGACGGACAAAGTGGTTGATCCAAGTCCGGCATGCAAGCGGGCGCTGgagacggtggaggaggcaTTGAGGAGAGAAGGGCATGAGATtgtggagatggaggatgcGCCGGATATGTTTGAGGCGTTGCGGATGGGGGCGTTGTTACTGAATGCGgatggtgggtggtggttcaACTCGTACAGGAGGTTCGGGGAGTGGCTGGACTCGGGAGCGAGCTTGCTGTCGTTTGGCAAGTGGCCGAGCATCGTCCGGTATTTGTCATACATGTGGATAAAGTACATTCGAAGGGACAACCTTTGGGCAGAGCTGGTGAAGCAGACGAGGCCCATCTCGGCTGCCGAGAACTGGGGGGAGGTCAAGAAGAGAGAGGCGTACAGGGCCGAGTGGTTCGAGTATTGGAATAGGAAGCAGTTCGATGTGCTTATTTCACCGCCAAATGCGCTGCCTGCTATTCCGCACGATGCCTCGAAGGATACCTTCAGCAATTGCGGATATTGCTTTCTTTTCAACTTG CTCGACTACACAGCCGGCATCATCCCCGTCACGCATGTCGATAGTGCGCTCGATAAGCTCCCGAGCACCTTTGACCATAAGAGGCTGAACGGTATCGCAACCAGAGCGTACAGACACTATGACGCCGAGCGCATGCATGGACTTCCAGTCGGTGTGCAGATTATTGGCCGCCGtttagaagaagagaaggtcCTGGCGGTAATGAAGAGAGTTGAGAACGCGCTTAGAGAGGACAGGTACAAGTTGTTTGACCCAGAGTTGTTGAATAACGTGGTGGATTAG
- a CDS encoding mRNA 3'-end-processing protein yth-1 codes for MATTTQTTTNSLPSGAGGPQQLVTQMLNHTAPHYTFSFTPFLQRTYQHSLPADRPICKAYASGNCPLKSHCPERHVTASSQNTHGGGNTFSGGFGSLVCKHWLRGLCKKGESCEFLHEYNLRKMPECNFFVRNGYCSNGDECLYLHIDPLSRLPPCPHYERGFCPLGPRCDKKHFRRKLCLYYLAGFCPDGKGCKEGAHPRWTADKDMEKPRAKGEGDQMLLQQQQQQQQQQHMGDANGMGGGMAQATGANEYMDRERERDRDNREREMMMQGRDRDGGGHDRHKDRFGGGGGGGGGGRGRGGWRGRGRGGFRGKGH; via the coding sequence atggcgacaacaacacagacaacaacaaactcCCTCCCCTCTGGGGCAGGAGGACCGCAACAACTCGTCACTCAGATGCTCAACCACACCGCGCCACACTATACCTTCTCCTTCACGCCCTTCCTCCAGCGCACGTACCAGCACTCTCTCCCCGCCGACCGACCCATCTGCAAAGCCTACGCCTCAGGCAACTGCCCCCTCAAATCCCACTGCCCCGAGCGCCACGTTACCGCGTCGTCCCAAAACACCCATGGCGGCGGTAACACCTTCAGCGGCGGCTTCGGCTCGCTAGTCTGCAAGCATTGGCTGCGCGGCCTCTGCAAAAAGGGCGAATCGTGCGAGTTCCTGCACGAGTACAACCTGCGCAAGATGCCCGAGTGCAATTTCTTCGTCAGGAACGGGTACTGCAGCAACGGGGACGAGTGTCTGTATCTGCACATTGATCCGCTGTCGAGATTGCCGCCGTGCCCGCATTACGAGAGGGGGTTCTGTCCGCTGGGACCGCGATGTGACAAGAAGCATTTCCGGAGGAAGCTGTGTTTGTATTACCTGGCGGGCTTCTGTCCGGATGGGAAGGGCTGCAAGGAGGGCGCGCATCCGAGGTGGACGGCGGATAAGGATATGGAGAAGCCGAGGGcgaagggggagggagatcagatgctgctgcagcagcaacagcagcagcaacaacaacaacacatgGGCGATGCTAATGGTATGGGTGGTGGAATGGCGCAGGCGACGGGCGCGAATGAGTATATGGACCGAGAGAGGGAGCGCGATCGGGATAacagggagagggagatgatgatgcaggGACGCGATAGGGACGGTGGCGGGCATGATCGCCATAAGGATCGCtttggaggcggaggaggaggaggaggaggaggcagaggccgaggaggatggaggggaagaggaaggggaggattTAGGGGTAAAGGTCATTAA
- a CDS encoding alcohol dehydrogenase, translating into MRGIQVAQYVKSPQELRVTELPDPTPTSDEYLIEVHAAATNFFDILQIQGKYQNQPPFPWVSGAEFAGVVLATPSGLKDPKFPVGSRVFGASQGAYATKVKAKETALLPAPEGWSLVDAAGLFVTAPTSYGALVVRAGVKKGDFVLVHAAAGGVGLAAVQVAKAFGATVIATAGTKHKLEVAKSFGADHVVDYTDPKWPEMVKKLTPKGKGVDIVYDPVGLVDLSTKCTAWNGRILIVGFAAGKIEKVAMNKVLLKNISLVGVHWGQYAVHEKETVVTVWQGIMKLIAEGKFKPTVFSDKEFVGLEKIPDALIALGGRETWGKVVVQVPQQEGKSRL; encoded by the exons ATGAGAGGCATTCAGGTGGCACAGTATGTTAAG AGCCCGCAAGAGCTCAGGGTCACGGAGCTTCCAGACCCTACACCTACTTCAGATGAGTACTTGATTGAAGTTCATGCTGCGGCAACCAACTTTTTCGACATTCTTCAGATTCAGGGCAAATACCAGAATCAACCAC CATTCCCCTGGGTATCAGGTGCCGAGTTCGCCGGCGTGGTTCTCGCCACCCCTTCCGGCCTCAAGGACCCCAAGTTCCCCGTCGGTTCACGTGTGTTTGGAGCTAGCCAGGGTGCGTACGCTACCAAAGTCAAAGCCAAGGAGACGGCCCTCCTCCCAGCTCCCGAAGGCTGGTCGCTTGTGGATGCTGCCGGCCTCTTTGTGACGGCACCAACCAGCTATGGAGCCCTTGTTGTTCGGGCCGGCGTCAAGAAGGGCGACTTCGTCCTTGTTCACGCTGCGGCCGGTGGTGTAGGTCTTGCCGCAGTCCAAG TTGCAAAGGCGTTTGGAGCAACTGTCATTGCTACGGCCGGAACCAAGCACAAGCTCGAAGTCGCCAAGTCCTTTGGCGCTGATCATGTCGTCGACTACACGGACCCCAAGTGGCCCGAGATGGTGAAGAAGTTGACCCCTAAAGGCAAGGGTGTTGACATTGTCTACGATCCTGTCGGCCTGGTAGATCTGAGCACCAAATGTACTGCGTGGAATGGCCGCATCCTGATTGTCGGTTTCGCTGCCGGCAAGATCGAGAAGGTGGCCATGAACAAGGTTCTTCTCAAGAACATCAGCCTCGTCGGTGTTCACTGGGGCCAATACGCTGTCCATGAGAAGGAGACGGTGGTGACCGTGTGGCAGGGCATCATGAAGTTGATTGCCGAAGGCAAGTTCAAACCGACTGTGTTCAGCGACAAGGAGTTCGTCGGTCTCGAAAAAATTCCGGATGCATTGATCGCTTTGGGGGGTCGTGAGACCTGGGGGAAGGTGGTAGTTCAGGTCCCGCAGCAGGAAGGGAAAAGCAGGTTGTAA
- the cys-9 gene encoding thioredoxin-disulfide reductase yields the protein MHSKVVIIGSGPAAHTAAIYLARAELKPVLYEGFMANGIAAGGQLTTTTEIENFPGFPDGIMGQELMDKMKAQSERFGTQIISETVAKVDLSARPFKYATEWSPEEYHTADSIILATGASARRLHLPGEEKYWQNGISACAVCDGAVPIFRNKHLVVIGGGDSAAEEAMYLTKYGSHVTVLVRKDKLRASSIMAHRLLNHEKVTVRFNTVGVEVKGDDKGLMSHLVVKDVTTGKEETLEANGLFYAIGHDPATALVKGQLETDADGYVVTKPGTTLTSVEGVFAAGDVQDKRYRQAITSAGTGCMAALDAEKFLSEHEETPAEHRDTSAVQGNL from the exons ATGCACAGCAAAGTAGTCATCATCGGCTCTGGGCCGGCCGCCCACACTGCCGCCATCTACCTGGCCCGCGCCGAGCTGAAGC CTGTACTCTACGAGGGCTTCATGGCCAATGGTATCGCCGCCGGTGGCCAgctcaccaccacgaccgaGATCGAGAACTTTCCCGGTTTCCCCGATGGCATCATGGGCCAGGAGCTGATGGACAAGATGAAGGCTCAGTCTGAGCGTTTCGGCACCCAAATTATCAGCGAGACCGTTGCCAAGGTCGACCTCTCTGCGCGCCCCTTCAAGTACGCTACCGAGTGGTCCCCCGAGGAGTACCACACTGCCGACTCCATCATCCTGGCCACCGGCGCCTCTGCCCGCAGACTTCATCTCCCCGGAGAGGAGAAGTACTGGCAGAACGGTATCTCTGCCTGCGCCGTTTGCGATGGTGCCGTTCCTATTTTCCGCAACAAGCACCTCGTTGTCATTGGTGGTGGCGACTCCGCTGCTGAGGAGGCCATGTACCTCACCAAGTATGGCAGCCACGTTACCGTGTTGGTTCGCAAGGACAAGTTGAGGGCCAGCAGCATCATGGCCCATAGGTTGTTGAACCACGAGAAGGTCACTGTCAGGTTCAACACCGTCGGTGTCGAGGTCAAGGGTGACGACAAGGGTCTCATGAGCCACCTGGTCGTCAAGGATGTTACCACTGGCAAGGAGGAGACTCTTGAGGCCAACGGTCTTTTCTATGCCATCGGTCACGATCCTGCTACCGCCCTCGTCAAGGGCCAGCTTGAGACTGACGCCGATGGCTATGTTGTCACCAAGCCTGGCACTACCCTTACCAGCGTTGAGGGTGtctttgctgctggtgaTGTTCAGGATAAGAGGTACAGACAGGCTATCACCAGTGCCG GTACCGGCTGCATGGCTGCCCTCGATGCCGAGAAGTTTTTGTCGGAGCACGAGGAAACCCCCGCCGAACACCGCGACACCAGCGCCGTACAGGGCAACCTCTAG